From Psychrobacillus sp. FSL K6-2836, a single genomic window includes:
- the rocF gene encoding arginase: protein MSKLNISIIGVPMDLGQNRRGVDMGPSAIRYAGVVERLQELGHSVDDVGDIAIGRRETSQNTKLRNLEEVVAANTILANRVHDIIGEGNFPIVLGGDHSIAIGTLAGLADRYDNLGVIWYDAHADLNTAETSPSGNIHGMPLAVSIGLGHEALVNIRDFAPKIKPENVVIIGARSVDPGERDLIREKGIKVFSMHEIDKLGMSEVMTQTIQYFKDRKVDGVHLSLDLDGLDPLYTPGVGTPVAGGITYRESHLAMEMLYASEMVTSAEFVEVNPILDEKNKTADVAVGLMGSLLGESLV from the coding sequence ATGAGTAAATTAAACATTTCAATTATAGGGGTTCCAATGGACCTGGGTCAAAATAGACGAGGCGTCGATATGGGACCAAGTGCAATACGGTATGCGGGCGTAGTAGAAAGACTTCAAGAGCTTGGGCACTCAGTAGATGATGTTGGGGATATTGCGATTGGAAGAAGAGAGACATCTCAAAATACTAAATTACGTAATCTAGAAGAAGTAGTTGCAGCGAATACAATACTTGCTAATCGAGTTCACGATATTATTGGTGAAGGTAATTTTCCGATAGTACTTGGTGGTGATCATAGTATTGCTATAGGTACACTTGCAGGGTTAGCAGATCGTTATGATAATCTAGGAGTTATTTGGTATGATGCTCATGCAGACTTAAATACAGCCGAAACATCTCCTTCTGGAAATATCCATGGGATGCCACTTGCTGTAAGTATTGGCTTAGGTCATGAAGCGCTCGTGAATATTCGAGATTTTGCTCCAAAGATTAAACCAGAGAATGTTGTGATTATTGGTGCTCGTTCAGTTGATCCGGGAGAACGTGATCTTATTAGAGAAAAAGGGATTAAAGTATTCTCCATGCATGAAATTGACAAGCTTGGAATGTCGGAAGTAATGACTCAAACAATTCAGTATTTTAAGGATCGTAAAGTTGATGGGGTTCATCTTTCACTCGATTTAGATGGTTTAGATCCTTTATATACACCTGGGGTAGGAACTCCAGTAGCTGGAGGCATTACATACAGAGAAAGTCATTTAGCGATGGAAATGCTATATGCTTCAGAGATGGTTACTTCAGCTGAATTCGTAGAAGTAAATCCAATTCTCGATGAAAAAAATAAAACGGCTGATGTAGCGGTAGGATTAATGGGGTCACTATTAGGGGAAAGTCTTGTATAA
- the sigW gene encoding RNA polymerase sigma factor SigW: protein MDALVNKRIKQILKGDKDAFAEIVDLYQHRLYQICYRMLGNRHEAEDIAQEAFVRAFINIHTFDQKRKFSTWLYRIATNLCIDRIRKKKPDYYLDAEVRGTEGLDMYSQIAATDELPEEELMKLELQERIQYEISRLPDKYRSAIVLKYMEELSLQEISEILDLPLGTVKTRIHRGREALRKQLSRQPHI, encoded by the coding sequence ATGGATGCGTTAGTGAATAAACGAATAAAGCAAATATTAAAGGGCGATAAAGACGCATTCGCGGAGATTGTCGACCTGTATCAGCATAGGTTATATCAAATATGTTATAGGATGCTTGGTAACCGTCATGAGGCAGAGGATATAGCTCAGGAAGCGTTTGTCCGTGCTTTTATTAATATTCATACATTTGATCAAAAAAGAAAGTTTTCAACTTGGCTGTATCGAATTGCAACAAATTTATGTATTGATCGTATTCGGAAAAAGAAGCCGGATTACTATTTAGATGCGGAAGTTAGGGGTACAGAAGGACTTGATATGTATTCGCAAATAGCAGCGACTGATGAACTTCCAGAAGAAGAACTCATGAAGCTTGAACTACAGGAGCGTATACAGTATGAAATTAGTAGACTCCCTGATAAATATAGATCAGCTATCGTATTAAAATATATGGAAGAATTATCTCTGCAAGAAATAAGTGAGATATTAGATTTACCACTTGGAACAGTTAAAACAAGAATTCATAGAGGACGAGAAGCGCTTAGAAAACAGCTAAGCAGACAGCCTCATATCTAA
- a CDS encoding zf-HC2 domain-containing protein — protein sequence MNACPERIVHFMHEYLDGEISREHELELKSHLQSCKACQAHMHELSNVVAFVKGAAHIEAPNDFNHSVIARLPKEKSHAGVSKWLRRHPVLAAAAMFLLLMSSALFTNFNDEKQFSFTKQENVLVEGETVIIPEGQVVKGDLVVRNGDVQIDGELDGNLTIINGSKYMASTAVITGTSEEINEAFDWLWYNIKDGAKEVVSFFEKDETK from the coding sequence ATGAATGCGTGTCCAGAACGAATTGTTCACTTTATGCACGAATATTTAGATGGTGAAATCAGCCGTGAACATGAGCTGGAACTTAAATCTCATTTGCAATCATGCAAGGCTTGTCAAGCTCATATGCATGAGTTAAGCAATGTTGTTGCTTTCGTCAAAGGAGCTGCTCATATAGAAGCGCCAAATGATTTCAATCATTCTGTTATAGCTAGGTTACCAAAAGAAAAGTCCCATGCAGGAGTAAGTAAATGGTTGCGACGCCATCCAGTTCTTGCAGCTGCTGCAATGTTCCTTTTGTTGATGAGTAGTGCACTTTTTACAAACTTTAATGATGAGAAACAATTCTCCTTTACTAAACAAGAAAACGTTCTTGTGGAGGGAGAAACGGTTATTATACCCGAAGGACAAGTCGTTAAAGGTGATTTGGTCGTTCGTAACGGGGATGTTCAGATTGACGGAGAATTAGATGGAAACTTAACCATTATCAATGGATCTAAATATATGGCTTCTACTGCAGTAATTACCGGAACTAGTGAAGAAATCAATGAAGCTTTTGATTGGCTATGGTACAACATTAAAGATGGTGCGAAGGAAGTCGTCTCCTTCTTTGAAAAAGATGAGACAAAATAA
- the cdaA gene encoding diadenylate cyclase CdaA gives MSFMEQFTDLMPVNVIVNILDVLFVWFVIYKVITLIKGTKAVQLLKGIFVIVIARVVTDFFGLNTLDWLLDRVIEYGFLAIIIIFQPEIRRALEQIGRGKLFSRSTMQVEEEQGRLITAMTKSISYMAKRRIGALISIERETGLTDYIETGIPLNSYITSELLINIFIPNTPLHDGAVIIKKDTIASAASYLPLSESPFISKELGTRHRAAIGLSEVTDAITIVVSEETGAISLTSNGDLRRDLSIEEFESHLTRLWFPKEEQVTSSKWLWRGKQNG, from the coding sequence ATGTCGTTTATGGAGCAATTTACAGATTTAATGCCAGTAAACGTTATTGTAAATATTTTGGATGTTTTATTTGTATGGTTTGTTATTTATAAAGTTATCACCTTAATAAAAGGAACTAAAGCAGTTCAATTGTTAAAAGGAATTTTTGTCATTGTCATTGCCCGAGTTGTGACTGACTTTTTTGGCTTAAATACGCTTGATTGGTTATTGGATCGAGTAATTGAGTATGGTTTCTTGGCAATTATTATTATTTTCCAACCAGAAATAAGAAGAGCGCTTGAGCAGATAGGTAGAGGAAAGCTATTCTCTAGAAGCACAATGCAAGTGGAAGAAGAGCAAGGTCGACTAATTACAGCAATGACGAAATCGATTAGTTATATGGCTAAAAGACGAATCGGAGCACTCATCTCTATAGAGAGAGAAACTGGTTTGACAGATTATATAGAAACGGGTATCCCGCTAAACTCCTATATCACATCAGAGCTACTTATTAATATATTCATCCCGAACACTCCACTTCATGATGGCGCTGTTATTATTAAAAAAGATACAATTGCTTCAGCAGCTTCCTATTTGCCGCTATCCGAAAGTCCTTTCATATCGAAAGAGCTAGGTACGAGGCATCGAGCTGCAATTGGCTTGAGTGAAGTGACGGATGCTATAACAATTGTTGTTTCAGAAGAAACTGGTGCGATTAGCTTAACTTCAAATGGAGATTTACGAAGAGATTTATCGATAGAGGAATTCGAGTCCCATTTAACTCGCCTTTGGTTTCCAAAGGAGGAGCAAGTAACTTCTTCTAAATGGTTGTGGAGGGGGAAACAAAATGGATAA
- a CDS encoding CdaR family protein, with protein MDKMMNNPWFLRIIALVLAIALFISVKSDIERDNTNRSSNDVDVIRDIPLEVYYDDDNLVVTGPPKTVNVNVEGPSQLVLSAKLMKDFKVFVDLRELAIGTHRVPIATENFPEKLNIRTDPLYVDVVIEERISREFSVETDMNESLLADNYVVKSYEVKPQKVTVTGAKSVINSIGYVKATISGDQGINKSFDQETTVKVLDLDLNKLDVVVEPNSVQVSVKIEEYSKEVPIALVKQGKPKEGVTINGLTTKTEKIRLYGPKSVLDKIDQLNVDVDISKIEKSGSFDMKLAVPEGVTKLSKEAVEITGDVTITSDPDAEETDEQEEPVSTITEKSFDQVAINVRGLPDKLVSNFEKPADGIVSVVAKGTAEALDKVQLNNFSVYVEATNSEVGESVLPIQVEGSSDIEWETSEQEAVLTVKEA; from the coding sequence ATGGATAAGATGATGAATAATCCATGGTTCTTGCGAATAATTGCACTAGTATTAGCAATTGCACTTTTTATAAGTGTGAAAAGTGATATAGAAAGAGATAATACTAATAGAAGCAGCAATGATGTCGATGTAATTCGTGATATACCTCTGGAAGTTTATTATGACGATGATAATCTGGTAGTTACTGGTCCACCAAAGACCGTTAACGTAAATGTAGAAGGTCCTAGTCAATTGGTGTTATCGGCTAAATTGATGAAGGATTTTAAAGTATTTGTGGATCTTCGAGAACTAGCTATTGGTACTCATCGAGTTCCGATTGCAACGGAAAACTTCCCTGAAAAACTAAATATACGAACAGATCCTTTGTATGTGGATGTTGTGATCGAAGAGCGTATATCTCGAGAATTTAGCGTAGAAACGGACATGAATGAAAGCCTGTTAGCTGATAACTATGTGGTGAAGTCCTATGAGGTGAAACCACAAAAAGTAACGGTAACAGGAGCAAAAAGTGTTATTAATAGCATAGGTTATGTAAAAGCTACTATTTCAGGAGATCAAGGTATCAATAAGTCCTTTGATCAAGAAACAACGGTTAAAGTACTTGATCTAGACTTAAATAAGCTAGACGTTGTCGTTGAACCAAATTCTGTTCAAGTAAGTGTAAAAATTGAAGAGTATAGTAAAGAGGTACCGATAGCTCTAGTGAAACAAGGTAAACCCAAAGAAGGGGTCACCATAAATGGACTAACTACAAAGACAGAAAAAATTCGATTATATGGACCAAAATCAGTCCTTGATAAAATAGATCAGTTAAATGTCGATGTAGATATAAGTAAAATAGAAAAGTCTGGTAGCTTTGATATGAAACTAGCTGTACCAGAAGGGGTTACGAAATTATCTAAAGAAGCAGTAGAGATTACTGGCGACGTTACAATTACTTCTGACCCTGATGCGGAAGAAACAGATGAACAGGAAGAACCTGTCTCGACAATTACAGAAAAATCATTTGACCAAGTAGCCATCAATGTGAGAGGACTACCAGATAAACTGGTTAGTAATTTCGAAAAACCAGCAGACGGCATCGTCTCGGTTGTTGCAAAAGGAACAGCAGAGGCTTTAGACAAGGTTCAATTAAACAATTTTTCTGTATACGTAGAAGCAACTAATTCGGAGGTGGGAGAAAGCGTTCTTCCAATCCAAGTAGAGGGTTCATCTGATATAGAATGGGAAACTTCTGAACAAGAAGCAGTCCTTACGGTTAAAGAAGCTTAA
- the glmM gene encoding phosphoglucosamine mutase, whose translation MEKYFGTDGVRGVANSELTPELAFKLGRVGGYILTKEVTERPKVLIGRDTRISGHMLEGALVAGLLSVGVEVMRLGVVSTPAVAYLTRAMSASAGVMISASHNPVADNGIKFFGSDGFKLTDGQEEEIEQLLDRDIDELPRPTGAGVGTVSDYFEGGQKYIQYLKQTIDEEFVGIHVALDCANGSTSSLGTHVFADLDADLSTMGSSPNGLNINDGVGSTHPENLAKFVLEKGADVGLAFDGDGDRLIAVDEKGQIVDGDQIMYICAKHLHANGRLNNGTVVSTVMSNMGFYKALETHDMASVKTAVGDRYVVEEMKKNGFNLGGEQSGHIIFLDYNTTGDGLLSGLQLVNIMKITGKKLSELAAEMTIYPQKLINVRVTDKHAVTENEKVAAIISEVESEMAGNGRVLVRPSGTEPLVRVMVEAATEEECESYVNRIVEVVKAEMGLEE comes from the coding sequence ATGGAAAAATATTTTGGTACAGATGGAGTTAGAGGCGTTGCAAACTCAGAGCTAACACCAGAACTTGCATTTAAATTAGGTAGAGTTGGTGGATATATACTAACGAAGGAAGTAACAGAACGTCCGAAAGTATTGATTGGTCGGGATACTCGTATATCTGGTCACATGCTAGAGGGTGCACTTGTGGCTGGCCTTTTATCCGTAGGGGTTGAGGTAATGCGTCTAGGCGTTGTTAGTACACCTGCAGTAGCTTATTTAACAAGAGCAATGAGTGCAAGTGCTGGTGTGATGATTTCTGCCTCTCATAACCCTGTGGCAGATAACGGTATTAAATTCTTTGGCTCGGATGGATTTAAATTAACTGATGGACAAGAGGAAGAAATTGAGCAGCTATTAGATAGAGATATAGATGAATTACCACGTCCAACCGGAGCAGGTGTCGGAACGGTATCTGATTACTTCGAAGGTGGTCAAAAATACATTCAGTATTTGAAACAAACTATAGATGAAGAATTTGTAGGGATCCATGTAGCCCTGGACTGTGCAAATGGTTCAACATCGTCTCTTGGAACGCACGTATTTGCTGATTTAGATGCAGATCTATCTACAATGGGATCTTCACCAAATGGATTGAATATTAATGATGGCGTCGGTTCTACACATCCAGAAAACTTAGCGAAGTTTGTTCTAGAAAAAGGAGCAGATGTTGGGCTTGCTTTTGACGGAGATGGAGATCGACTAATTGCGGTAGATGAAAAAGGACAAATTGTAGATGGTGACCAAATTATGTATATTTGTGCCAAACATCTACATGCGAATGGACGTCTAAATAACGGGACAGTTGTTTCCACTGTGATGAGTAATATGGGCTTCTATAAAGCATTAGAAACACATGATATGGCAAGTGTTAAAACTGCGGTTGGAGATCGATACGTAGTAGAAGAGATGAAAAAGAATGGCTTCAACCTGGGCGGAGAGCAGTCAGGGCATATTATTTTCCTTGATTATAATACAACGGGTGATGGTTTATTAAGTGGTTTACAGCTCGTGAATATTATGAAAATAACAGGTAAAAAACTTTCTGAGCTTGCTGCCGAAATGACGATCTATCCACAAAAGCTTATTAATGTTCGAGTAACAGATAAACATGCTGTAACGGAAAATGAAAAAGTTGCAGCTATTATTAGTGAAGTAGAAAGTGAAATGGCTGGTAATGGTCGTGTCCTTGTACGTCCATCTGGCACAGAGCCGTTAGTCCGCGTAATGGTAGAAGCAGCAACCGAAGAGGAATGCGAAAGCTACGTAAACCGAATCGTAGAAGTTGTAAAAGCTGAAATGGGTCTAGAAGAATAA
- a CDS encoding type 1 glutamine amidotransferase domain-containing protein, with protein MAKVATLITNMFEDVEYTGPAQALNDAGHEVFAIEKEAGKEVTGKNGEATVKIDYGIDEVKPEDFDALFIPGGFSPDILRADDRFVQFAKYFMDEKKPVFAICHGPQLLITAKTLDGRDATGYTSIKVDLENAGAKFHDEEVFVCQNQLVTSRNPDDIPAFNREIVKLLG; from the coding sequence ATGGCTAAGGTAGCAACATTAATCACAAATATGTTTGAAGACGTAGAATACACAGGTCCGGCACAGGCACTAAATGATGCAGGCCATGAAGTATTTGCAATTGAAAAAGAAGCAGGTAAAGAGGTAACAGGAAAAAACGGCGAAGCCACGGTGAAAATCGATTATGGCATTGACGAAGTGAAACCTGAAGACTTTGACGCATTATTTATACCTGGAGGTTTTTCACCAGATATTTTACGAGCAGATGATCGATTTGTTCAATTTGCTAAATATTTTATGGATGAGAAAAAACCAGTGTTTGCAATTTGTCATGGTCCACAATTACTCATCACAGCGAAAACGTTAGATGGTCGAGACGCGACAGGATACACGTCGATAAAAGTGGACTTAGAAAATGCAGGTGCAAAATTTCATGATGAAGAAGTATTCGTTTGCCAAAACCAACTAGTAACAAGCCGGAATCCAGACGATATTCCAGCGTTCAATAGAGAAATTGTAAAGCTGTTAGGTTGA
- the ggt gene encoding gamma-glutamyltransferase: MDYLHHPFQGKRHTVFSKKGMVATSQPLAAQAGLDILKKGGNAIDAAIATAAALTVVEPTSNGIGGDAFALVWTKDKLYGLNASGPAPHSISAEVLKEKGYTKMPAYGVIPVTVPGVPAAWAALSERFGKLSLQEVLEPAIQYAEEGYPLTPILGRYWRLAYNKYKTTFTSKEFNAWFETFAPNGRVPEIGEMWNSPGHARTLRAIGETNARDFYEGEIAEKIDKFMKKHGGYLCKDDLLTYKVEWVEPISVDYKGYDVWEIPPNGQGMIALMALNVYKNLGEPKWQSAETIHHQIEAMKLAFTDGQAFITEPAEMPISIEHLLSEEYAKNRSNVINEEAGNPEIYDIPKGGTVYLATADEEGNMVSYIQSNYMGFGSGIVIPDTGIALQNRGHDFSLDASHPNVLKPGKRTFNTIIPGFLSKDGKAVGPFGVMGGYMQPQGHFQVVTNTIDYLLNPQAALDMPRWQWMKGKVIHVEPEFPSYLLQNLIGKGHQIHVASDGGSFGRGQIIWRNDDTGVLQGGTESRTDGSIAAW, translated from the coding sequence ATGGATTATTTACATCACCCGTTTCAAGGAAAGCGTCATACAGTATTTTCGAAAAAAGGAATGGTTGCGACCTCACAACCTTTAGCTGCACAGGCGGGATTGGATATATTGAAAAAGGGCGGCAATGCAATCGATGCTGCTATAGCTACAGCAGCGGCGCTTACAGTAGTAGAACCCACCTCCAATGGAATTGGGGGAGACGCCTTTGCGTTAGTGTGGACAAAAGACAAGCTCTACGGTTTAAATGCTTCAGGTCCTGCTCCACACTCCATATCTGCCGAAGTGTTAAAAGAAAAAGGATACACCAAAATGCCTGCTTACGGGGTTATACCCGTGACGGTGCCAGGGGTTCCTGCCGCTTGGGCTGCGTTGTCAGAAAGATTTGGAAAACTGTCACTTCAAGAAGTTTTAGAGCCTGCTATTCAATATGCCGAGGAAGGGTATCCATTAACTCCAATACTAGGGAGGTACTGGAGGCTTGCGTATAACAAATATAAAACTACATTTACTTCAAAAGAGTTTAATGCTTGGTTTGAAACCTTTGCACCAAATGGTCGAGTTCCAGAAATAGGAGAGATGTGGAACTCACCTGGTCACGCACGGACACTTCGAGCGATAGGAGAAACGAATGCACGTGATTTCTATGAAGGAGAAATTGCAGAGAAAATTGATAAGTTTATGAAAAAACATGGAGGTTATTTATGCAAAGATGATCTTCTTACATATAAGGTGGAATGGGTAGAGCCTATTTCGGTCGATTATAAAGGTTATGATGTTTGGGAAATCCCACCGAATGGGCAAGGGATGATTGCTTTAATGGCACTAAATGTATACAAAAACTTGGGGGAACCAAAATGGCAAAGTGCGGAGACCATACACCATCAAATAGAAGCGATGAAGCTAGCTTTTACAGATGGTCAGGCGTTTATAACGGAGCCTGCTGAAATGCCGATAAGTATAGAGCACCTGTTATCAGAGGAGTACGCGAAAAATAGATCTAACGTTATAAATGAAGAAGCAGGTAATCCAGAAATTTATGATATCCCTAAAGGCGGGACAGTATATTTAGCTACAGCTGATGAAGAAGGTAATATGGTTTCTTATATCCAAAGTAACTATATGGGATTTGGTTCAGGAATAGTTATTCCAGACACAGGAATTGCCTTGCAAAATAGAGGTCATGACTTCTCTTTAGATGCCTCTCATCCTAATGTGTTAAAACCAGGGAAAAGAACATTTAATACTATCATTCCGGGCTTCCTAAGCAAAGACGGGAAGGCAGTAGGACCATTTGGTGTAATGGGAGGATATATGCAGCCACAGGGGCATTTCCAAGTAGTGACCAATACAATAGATTATTTGTTAAATCCCCAGGCAGCGCTAGATATGCCTCGTTGGCAGTGGATGAAAGGAAAAGTAATTCATGTAGAACCGGAATTCCCAAGCTACCTTTTACAAAATCTTATAGGTAAAGGGCATCAAATTCATGTTGCTTCAGACGGCGGTAGCTTTGGAAGAGGACAGATTATTTGGCGAAACGATGATACAGGAGTTCTTCAGGGAGGAACCGAGTCTCGTACAGATGGATCTATTGCAGCCTGGTAG